In Acidobacteriota bacterium, a single genomic region encodes these proteins:
- the rpsJ gene encoding 30S ribosomal protein S10: protein MDNEKIRIRLKAYDYRILDTSTYEIVDTARRTGARVVGPIPLPTHIARYTVNRSPHVDKKSREQFEIRTHKRLLDIFEPTSQTVDALMKLELPAGVDVEIKAFDR, encoded by the coding sequence ATGGATAACGAAAAAATCCGCATTCGCCTGAAGGCTTACGACTATCGGATCTTGGACACCTCCACGTATGAAATCGTGGATACGGCGCGGAGGACCGGCGCCCGGGTGGTCGGACCGATTCCCCTGCCCACGCACATCGCGCGGTACACCGTGAACCGCTCGCCGCACGTCGACAAGAAGTCGCGGGAGCAGTTCGAGATCCGCACCCACAAGCGACTGCTCGACATCTTCGAGCCGACGAGTCAGACCGTCGACGCGCTGATGAAGCTCGAGCTGCCGGCCGGTGTGGATGTCGAAATCAAAGCCTTCGACCGCTAG
- the tuf gene encoding elongation factor Tu (EF-Tu; promotes GTP-dependent binding of aminoacyl-tRNA to the A-site of ribosomes during protein biosynthesis; when the tRNA anticodon matches the mRNA codon, GTP hydrolysis results; the inactive EF-Tu-GDP leaves the ribosome and release of GDP is promoted by elongation factor Ts; many prokaryotes have two copies of the gene encoding EF-Tu) produces MVMPGDSVNLDVTLIAPIAMEKGVRFAIREGGRTVGAGTVTEIVE; encoded by the coding sequence GATGGTGATGCCCGGCGACAGCGTGAACCTGGACGTGACGCTGATCGCTCCGATCGCGATGGAGAAGGGCGTGCGCTTCGCCATCCGCGAAGGCGGCCGCACCGTCGGAGCCGGAACCGTCACCGAGATCGTCGAATAG